The genomic DNA AGCACGAAACAGTCGCTCAGTATTTCCGCCAGCGACTCCCAACGTTCGCTCCCGGAGCCAGGCTCCGGAAGATCGCGGACCTCCAGCAGACAGGCCGGGCCGTCGCCGCGCGGGCCGTAGACCATGGCCTGGACCGCGTGCCCGAGATGCAGGTCCACGTCCATTCCGGTGGAGCTGACCACGGCCACGTTGGGCCGCTCTTTCGTGGGCCGGGGCAGGATCGGCCCTTGGGCGGCCGTTGCATCCCGCGATTCCAGTCCGACAAGGCCCGCGCCGCATTCGTCGAACACGGACACGATGTCGATATGTCGGGCCGCGCGGTCCCGGACCTCGGCCAACAACTCGTCTCCGGCAGCCGCAAGCCCCTCCCCCGCGCCCTCTTTCGGGCAAAACGGGGTCAGGGCCATGACATCCGCGCCCAGCCCGGACATGACCTCGGCGATCCTCTCCACATGGCCTGCGTTCAGTCCGGGGTAGACGGTGGTGTTGATTTTGACGGTCAATCCGGCCTCCTTGAAGGCAGACACGGCCCGGGCCTGGCCTTCGACCAGCAGCCCGGCGGCCTCCTTCAGGGGCAGAGTGCGCGTCGACGGCCGAATCCATGCGTAGAGTTTCTCGGCGACATCCGCTTCCACGGCGTCCACGAGCACGGTGACGTGGGACACGCCCATCCCGGCCAACTCCCCGGCGCATTCGGCGCCGCTCAGCCCAAGGGTCGTCAGGCAGAGGGTCATGTCCGGATATTTTTCCCGGACCATGCGCAGGGTGCGCAGGGTCGGTTCCGGGACGGCCAGGGGATCGCCGGGGCCGGTGATGCCCACGACCGAAACGGAAACGCCATCCTCAATGACACGGTCGAGCCGGGCCAGGGCTTCTTCGGGCGACACGGCCCGCCCAAAAGCGCCGTCAGAAAAACGGGCGCGGGCGTTGGCGCGCGGAGCCACAGGCAGGTGCAGGCGGCCCACGGTCTTACGCGCGGCCATGCCGAAACAGGGATGGGAAGCGTATTTTTCGACGTTGCTCTTTGACATGACGGCCTTCTCGGTTTCGGGGTTTGGTCCGGGGCGAAGGGGGAAGGTCTCCGCCCCGGACCGGGTCTGAACGCTACAGGACGAGCTCGAAGGTCGTCTCCGGGTCATCGCGGTCCTTGCGGTCCAGGAGCAGGGTCAGGATCTTCTCAAGGAGCCTGAGCCCGCCCTTGTAGCCGACCGTGGGGAAGTACTGATGCCCCTGGCGGTCCAGGATGGGGAATCCCCAGCGCAACAGCGGGATGTCCTCGTCGCGGGCGATGTACTTGCCGTAGGTGTTGCCGATAAGCAGGTCGACCGGCTCGTTCTTGATCCACTGGTGCATGAGGAACATGTCGCCCTTGGCCTTGACTTTGACCTCGAACGGCTTGTCCGCGCAGATTTCCTTGATGCGTGCCTCGAACTTCTTGCCCGGGGTGCCGGTGACGACGTAGACGGGCTGCATGTCCAGGGAGACCAGGAACTCGCACATGGAGATGAGCTGATCCGGGTCGCCCCAGATGGCCACGCGCTTGCCGTAGAAGTACTGGTGCATGTCGGAGATCATGTCCACGAGCTGGCCGCGCTCGAAGGCCACGGATTCAGGCACGGACACGCCCGCCACGGTGCGCAGCACGTCGATGAAACGGTCGGTGGCCGCCAGGCCGAAGGGCATGTCCAGCACGGTGCACGGGACCTTGCACTTGGCGTCAAGCCAACGGGCGGCGTCGGCCGAGCACCACTCCCCGAGGGCCAGGGTGCCGATGGCGTCGCCGGTCTTCTTCAACTGGGCAACGGTCACGCCGCCGTCCGGGAACATCTTGTATTCGCCGGTCAGGGGGGCGTTGAGCACGCCGTCGGTGTCCGGGAACAGGGTGATGTCCACGCCGACCATTTCGGCGATGCGCTTGATCTCGGCCATGTCGGCGGGCTCGACCCAGCCGGGGATGACGTTGACCTTGTGCGATTTGTGCCCGGACGGCTCGGCCAGCTGGGCCATGGACTTGACCATGTTGGAGAAGCCGGTCACGTGGGAGCCCACGTAGCTCGGGGTGGCCGCGCCGAGGCAGGTCTTGCCTTCGGGCACCTTGCCGGACTTGGTGGCCTTGTCGAAGATCTGTTTCAGATCGTCGCCGATGGTCTCGGACAGGCAGGTGGTGTGCACGGCGATCACTTCCGGGTCGTAGACCGTGAAGATGTTGTCGATGGCCTGCACCAGGTTGGCGTGCCCGCCAAAGACCGACGCGCCCTCGGTGAAGGACGAGGTGGCCGCGGAGATGGGCTCCTTATAGTGCCGGGTCAGTGTCGAGCGGTGGTAGGCGCAGCAACCCTGGGAGCCGTGGGAATGCGGCAGGCATCCGTGGATGCCGAGCGCAGCGTACATGGCCCCGATGGGCTGGCACGTCTTGGCCGGGTTGATGGTGAGCGCCTTGCGCTCCTTGATCTCAACGGGTGTATGTTTCAGTAAAGCCATTGTAGTCTCCTATTCCCAAACAAAGGTGGCGGTCAGTTCGGGGGATTCCTGCCAGGGGGCCTTCATGTAGGACCACACCTTGGAGGTCACGAGCCGATCAATTTCCTTGTAGAAGTTGATGGCGCCCTTGAACCCGGCATAGGGGCCGCCGGAGTCGTAGCTGTGCAGCTGCTTCATGGGCACGCCGAGCTTCTGGATGGAGAACTTCTCCTTGATGCCCGCGCAGAAGATGTCGGGCTTGAGCAGTTCGACCAGCTTGTCGGCCTCGTACTGGTTCAGGTCGTCGATGACGAGAGTGCCCTTGTCCATCTGCTCGTTCAGGCCCGCGTAGTGCTTGAACTCGTAACCGGCGTCTTCCAACGCCTTCAGTTCCTCGGGCGTCTTGCGCGGGTTGTAGAGCTTCTCGTCGGCCTCGACCGTGATCTCCTCGATGTTCCGGGAGTCGGCGTCGGGCTTGAGCTCGGGGATGACGTGACGGCCTTCGTAGTCGTCGCGGTGGGCGAACTCGTACCCGGCGGACAGGGTCTTCATGCCCATCTCGGCGAAGAGGTCTTGGTAGTGGTGGGCGCGGGAGCCGCCGACGAACAGCATGGCGGTCTTGCCCTCGGTGTGCGGGCGGACCTGTTCGGCCATGGCCTTGACCTCGGGCATCTCCTCGGCGATGACCTCCTCGACCCGGTCGATGAGTTCCTTGTCGCCGAAGTACTCGGCGATCTTGCGCAAGGACTTGGCCGTGGACTCGGCGCCGATGAAGTTCACCTTGATCCACGGGATGCCGTATTTGGTCTCAAGCATGTCGGCCACGTAGTTGATGGACCGGTGGCACATGACGCAGTCGAGGTCGGCGTGCTGGGCGGAGGCGAACTGGTCATAGGACGAATTCCCGGAGAAGGTCGAGATGTTGGTGATGCCGCACTTCTTGAAGATGCGGTCGATCTCGAAACCGTCGCCGCCGATGTTGTACTCGCCCAGCAGGTTGATCTTGTACTTACCTTCCTTGGCCTCCTCGTTCTCGCCCACCAGATGGCTGAAGACCTGGTTGTTGGCGATGTGGTGGCCGGCGGACTGGGAAACGCCCTTGTACCCCTCGCAGGAGAAGGCGAAGACGTTGCAGTCGCCGAACTTCTCCTTCATCTTCTTGGAGACCGCGTGGATGTCGTCGCCGATGAGACCCACCGGGCAGGTGGCGAAGACGCAGATCCCCTTGGGATGGAAGATGTCGTAGGCTTCCTGGATGGCGGCCGCGAGCTTCTTCTCGCCGCCGAAGATGATGTCCTGGTCCTGCATGTCCGTGGAGAAGCAGTAGGGCATGTAGTTCTCGCCGTCCGGACCGGGATCGGTCTGGTTGCGACGGGTCAGCCAGGAGTAGAATCCACAGCCGATGGGGCCGTGGGTGATGTTCAGGATGTCGCGGGTCGGCCCCATGATAACGCCCTTGCAACCCGCGTAGGTGCAACCGCGCATGGTGATGATGCCCGGGATGGTGCGGACGTTCGCCAGGATCTCGGGCGGCGCCTCGGCTTCCGTGGCTTCATTGATCATTATCTGCTTGGCGCGCTTCCGGGCCACCTTGGGAGGATACTTCTTCAGAAGCTCTTCCTTGATGTCGGTGGGCATGAGCTGCACCACTTTCTTCGTCTTGGCCATTCTCAATACTCCTTCGTGTTGCCTAGGCTATGGCCTTAGCGCCGGTCTCGGCGGTTCTGACGCGAACGGCGTCGCCGACGGGCAGGACAAAGATCTTGCCGTCGCCCGGCTTGCCGGTCTTGTTGGCGGCGATGACGGCTTCGACCACGTCGGCCACCTGATCATCGGGGACCACTACCGTTACCATGCGCTTGGGATAGAGCTTGCCCTTCTCACCGAGCACGGCGGCGGCTTCCTCGTAGCCGCTCTCCGCGCCCTCGACGACGGCGGCGTTGACGAACCCCTTGCCCCGGCCTTCCGCGGCGTGGGCGAAGTAGGCGTCCACTCCGGCCTCGTTCAAGGCGGCCTTGGTCTGGTTCATCATGTTCATGCGCACGACTGCGATGACTTCCTTCATTACGCGGCCTCCTCGGCGGCGGTCTCGTTGACGCCGGAACTGATGGTGTAGACGTCTTCGACGTCCGAAACGAAAATCTTG from Pseudodesulfovibrio thermohalotolerans includes the following:
- a CDS encoding radical SAM protein, producing the protein MSKSNVEKYASHPCFGMAARKTVGRLHLPVAPRANARARFSDGAFGRAVSPEEALARLDRVIEDGVSVSVVGITGPGDPLAVPEPTLRTLRMVREKYPDMTLCLTTLGLSGAECAGELAGMGVSHVTVLVDAVEADVAEKLYAWIRPSTRTLPLKEAAGLLVEGQARAVSAFKEAGLTVKINTTVYPGLNAGHVERIAEVMSGLGADVMALTPFCPKEGAGEGLAAAGDELLAEVRDRAARHIDIVSVFDECGAGLVGLESRDATAAQGPILPRPTKERPNVAVVSSTGMDVDLHLGHAVQAMVYGPRGDGPACLLEVRDLPEPGSGSERWESLAEILSDCFVLLAASAGENPRRVLSGRGLSVLVTDGGIEGTVDALYGGGKKGKKNKRQ
- the nifK gene encoding nitrogenase molybdenum-iron protein subunit beta, translated to MALLKHTPVEIKERKALTINPAKTCQPIGAMYAALGIHGCLPHSHGSQGCCAYHRSTLTRHYKEPISAATSSFTEGASVFGGHANLVQAIDNIFTVYDPEVIAVHTTCLSETIGDDLKQIFDKATKSGKVPEGKTCLGAATPSYVGSHVTGFSNMVKSMAQLAEPSGHKSHKVNVIPGWVEPADMAEIKRIAEMVGVDITLFPDTDGVLNAPLTGEYKMFPDGGVTVAQLKKTGDAIGTLALGEWCSADAARWLDAKCKVPCTVLDMPFGLAATDRFIDVLRTVAGVSVPESVAFERGQLVDMISDMHQYFYGKRVAIWGDPDQLISMCEFLVSLDMQPVYVVTGTPGKKFEARIKEICADKPFEVKVKAKGDMFLMHQWIKNEPVDLLIGNTYGKYIARDEDIPLLRWGFPILDRQGHQYFPTVGYKGGLRLLEKILTLLLDRKDRDDPETTFELVL
- the nifD gene encoding nitrogenase molybdenum-iron protein alpha chain codes for the protein MAKTKKVVQLMPTDIKEELLKKYPPKVARKRAKQIMINEATEAEAPPEILANVRTIPGIITMRGCTYAGCKGVIMGPTRDILNITHGPIGCGFYSWLTRRNQTDPGPDGENYMPYCFSTDMQDQDIIFGGEKKLAAAIQEAYDIFHPKGICVFATCPVGLIGDDIHAVSKKMKEKFGDCNVFAFSCEGYKGVSQSAGHHIANNQVFSHLVGENEEAKEGKYKINLLGEYNIGGDGFEIDRIFKKCGITNISTFSGNSSYDQFASAQHADLDCVMCHRSINYVADMLETKYGIPWIKVNFIGAESTAKSLRKIAEYFGDKELIDRVEEVIAEEMPEVKAMAEQVRPHTEGKTAMLFVGGSRAHHYQDLFAEMGMKTLSAGYEFAHRDDYEGRHVIPELKPDADSRNIEEITVEADEKLYNPRKTPEELKALEDAGYEFKHYAGLNEQMDKGTLVIDDLNQYEADKLVELLKPDIFCAGIKEKFSIQKLGVPMKQLHSYDSGGPYAGFKGAINFYKEIDRLVTSKVWSYMKAPWQESPELTATFVWE
- a CDS encoding P-II family nitrogen regulator, whose amino-acid sequence is MKEVIAVVRMNMMNQTKAALNEAGVDAYFAHAAEGRGKGFVNAAVVEGAESGYEEAAAVLGEKGKLYPKRMVTVVVPDDQVADVVEAVIAANKTGKPGDGKIFVLPVGDAVRVRTAETGAKAIA